In Plasmodium coatneyi strain Hackeri chromosome 8, complete sequence, the genomic stretch CTGCAGGAAGGCCAAGCAAATTGTGTGTTCACACTCGTGTGGGTACATGATAGCGCTACGAGACGCGAATACATGTGTGCAACTACGAACGAATGTACCTCAAGTCTAAAGGTGCCCTCCCTTTGGTGCAGCACACTGCGGTACATTACACTGtactgccatttttttttttttttttttccaccaccaGTCACATAGGCACATTTCCACATTACGCAAATTAATTAACATCACTTttgtggtgaaaaaaaaaaaaaattaattaaaaaaaaaaattcaccatCAAAATGAACCTCAGATTCACTGTCAAAAATTAGCGCAATTCTGCTTCCCCCACGCAGAGGGGCTCCATTTGACTCGTTTAGGAAGCCCCCGCAAGGCACATAACTGAGGGCGCGTATCCCTCACAGGTAGCAGCATTATCATGCATGTAAGTGTGCACCATTCGACGAGCACAGATTCGGTCTTAACCATTGGTACAGTATAGCCAGGAGAAAAGTATCATCCAGGGGAGAGAGGGCTTCATATTGAGGGGGGGTTTTCTCCCCCTAGGGTATTTTTCCTAGGGATGAAAATCCCGCCGTTCGTTCTTCTATTTAAGGATGGTAACTATTAACTATGTATAcattaaaatgtgaaacacGCTTCGTTTCAGCATTCAGCACATTTCACtgcgctttttttctttttctttttcgcatGAAGTGTTGTCTATATGAGAAGATGTACAATCACACAGATGAACCCTTGGTCATTTACATGTTAGGGGAAAGTCGACACAAAatggtgaggaaaaaaaaaaaaaaaaaagaactataTCCCCTTAGTGGTCTACAACCGGGGGTCACCTTTATGTAGCGTGCACTTCTTCCTCGCAGTTTGGTTACATTCATGGTGGCACGTGATAGGCATGTTTGcaaaaatacatatgtacatgtttcttttttttttccacttaattttctatatttcgctttccctttcttccaaaGGAAAGTTTCAATTTGGGTCCCTCAAGTGCGCCACCACCAAAAATGAAAGGCAAACAAATGACACCACCAAGTGTGCTCAGCGATGTGTCAATATTGGGGCAGGCAATTTACTACGTCTATTGAGCCATTTTGCGCATTATGCTGCTCCGTTCTGCCAACACACATTGGACAGTCGTGTCACGTGGCACTTCATCGTAAGACACCTTGTGAagcgcctttttttattttattcttttttcatacCATGGGACCTTTCCATTCACCTATCCTAACAACGAACAATAGTTTGACTCACCATAATGAACGCGTTATACCAAACACCCTTTGGGGAAGGAGCCCAGAGTGCCATtcctgcacatttttttaccccGTCTTGTATAATTCAGCACTCATCACAACTTATCCTAGTTGCACCAAAATAATATGCACCCAGCTGGACTTGTTTCTGTTGATCTATCGAGGCGGCGTGTGGAAGTCCAAGGGGGGTGCAGCCCCCTACGTGGGCCCAGACGGAGGCAAACTCAGCAAATCAGTAAGTAAGCAAAGTGACACTGCACTATTGGGCCGTTGGACCAGGTGGCACATCATTACAGTCACACGACAACAAGTGAATAAACTGACCAGCCGTCCAATCTGCCCCTAAGGCAACCATAGCGTGTATCAGATTGCACAAACTCTCCTTTGCGGGCACAACCTTCCTGCGCACCGGAAATGGAAAGACCAGAAAAATGCTCCCATTTTGCGAACAGTGCTTCTGCGCGATGATgaatatagaaaaggaacagaacATTTTATACACAGATTATCTCTTCACAAAAAGTATACCCCTCACCTCACCCCCTAAGCATTTCCAACCTGACGTTTGATTTGGCTACCCCCTTCGCCCCGTTACATCTTACTTGTTGCGGATGTCACACATGCCGCTCCTCCGTACATCCACCAATTTGCCTGATAAAATTAGGCTCCTTTTAAAGCGCTTTCCGCAGCGGCCTACCCCGCTGCTTCGGAAGGAGTATGTACTATACGGATTGACACCCCCTTTTGAGAATTTCCCATTCTCCTTTTCGACTCAAACCAGATGAGCAACCCGCGTCAAGTTTTTCCCAATGTGCGAATTTGTAATGTGCCATTATGACTCTCCCCCCACTATGAAGGATGCAAATGTAAAATGATAAGGCAGCACAGAAAGTagtcaattttattttatttttcctcctgcttTTAGTGTGCCCAACCGAGTTGGTGAGttctcccttccctttcctgcCTACTTATTTAAAACCAAGACACAGGGATGGTAAAATTCGTATCCTTCCTGCTAGCGTGCAAGAAAAGGATAACATCTGTGAACATTTTAGAGGGAGCCTTATCATACTACGTGGTGAGCAGACTCAGTaacctcttcttttcccaaGCGGGCACAAATTATGAAGTGGAAATTTGCTCATGTGATGAGTTAAGTGTGAGCAATTTGTTTCACTCGAAGGTTATTCATTTCGGGGGGGTACATTCTGATGAGGACCTGACGAAATTTCTCCGGACAGTTGTGCTGCAGGAAGGGCAAGAAAATTCGTCCGCCAATTTAGAGGAGGATACACCCCAGGAGGAACATCCCCATTTATGCAAAAATAGCGGACGCACAAGTCAAAAGTGCAACCAGTGGAATGtcttcattttgaaaattttatttctcctgCATACGAATGGGAGGGGCAGGGAGAAGAAGTATTTTGGCGAACTCGCCTCGTATGTCATATCACTCTTCCATCGCGAAAATGGAGTTATcaaaaggaaggacaaactgtttttcctgtttttgttttttctcctattcACAAAGAGGGACCCATGGAAGGGCAGAAGACGCCACATAGGGGGGCGTTATTCCCAGTTCGCCACAAAGGCagatagaagaaaaaagaaaaaaaaaatccccaaCGAATGCAAAGCTTTTTATGAGCAACTGAGGAGAAGACGATGTGACAGACTGAGACTCCGAGCTGCACACAAGTTTCTGCGCAGTGGTCTATGCCACGTACATCTCATCCAAGAGGATGCCAATGCACAGTTCCACgcaggaggggaaaaaaaaagagttttaattttgtgcaaaaagtCGCTCCGTTACCTCAGCCAGGTGTGTGCAAATTggaaaagttggaaaaattgcGGGAGCGGTGCTAATGGGCAGAACAGGTTAGGTGAATTTacgggggagaaaaaaaacctcTCGGCCAAGGAAAAACACGAACGGTTAAGGAATGCACCCCTGTGGAAACTGCTGCATAGAATGAACCACAGAAAGGCGTGCAGTTGGGGATCTGCTACGGGAAGGAGAAAGCGCGCCAAGTTGGGCACCCCAATGGAGGGATgcatggaggaaggaaagccTAACGAAGATGGACAGAGGCACGTACATCTATACAATCTGCCCCCCGTCAAGACATAGCCTTCACCTTAACCTGCGTATGCATATGCCTGCTATGCAACACCAACTGCTACAACTATTACTACCGTCTGATGAGTCTGCTTAGGCAGAGGAGGAGCTTCCACTTACATGAGCGGGTGAACCACTTCGTGAACGAGTTAGCCAAGGTGGACGCCAAGTGCCAGCATGTCTGGAACATGAAAAACGCCCTCCTGTACCTGTACGTGGAGATGTGCCTTAAGAGGGGTCACCGagttgtgaaaaaaaggaaccgcAAAAAGGGTGGGCAAAGTTTAAGTCTAATGGGCCTTTCAACCGACCGTAAGGGGGTGCCCACACAGGGTCCACGAAACAAATCGTCCCCGAGTTGGACACAAGGAAAAAGCAGAGAAAACACGCATGCATCTTCAAAGgagcaaattttaaaatacgtgaaggaagaattccAATTTTTCGACAAAATCTTGGAACTCAAGTCGTACAACTACATGGCCACGTCTCACATTTGTACGTTTAATCAGCTTATTCGTTTTCTGTgcgggggaaggaagaacagtcTTTGTGAGAGCATCTCGATTAGCAAAACGATAAAGAAACGGTTTTACACAATTGTTAGGAAAAATGCCTACTACTACGCCATGCACAATTCGTTCCTTCTGGTCCATCTGCAGGATATGTATCTCTCCCTGGTGGAGTTGTTAAAGAGCAGCTACTCCATTGTCGTAAGGACAAACCTGTTCACGTATAGTTTCGACTTGGTCAGAGGGTATCAACTGTGCAGTGATGCGCCGTGGAACAgggcaaaagggggggtgcaCACAAGTAACAACCATCGTAGCGATGGTCAACACGACGGGGCAGAGGGACCCATACAGACAATGCTCAACCCGATGGTGAAGGTCACCCACAGGGACGAACCTCACACGGGGTATTACCCCCAGAGAAGCCGTTTTTCCCACCATAAAAGTACATACCTGGAGTTTATCCTCTTTgaaaggggaggaggaaaaaattatgaacagatCAGAAAGATTACACCGAAAatattgtacaaaaaattgaaaaggaaaatgaaaaaatataaagttcTTTCCAGACAGATGATCCACCTGTTGGACAAATTATATAGCGAAAAAATctacatacatttttattccaATGGGCTCAGGAACGTGCTGTACTGCCGGTGCAACTGTAACGTCTTTTTCCTCGAGGTGGTCTGCAGTGTAATCCTACCGCTCCAACTGAAGCGGCACATTGGAGGGAAGAATGATTCACCAATTGGGAGAAGCGATGAATGGAAAGGAACACCCTCCGTGGAAAATCAacaagcggaaaaaaaaacacacatacaGGAAGAAACATCATGGCTGCTGCGCTCTCTAGACCATTTTTTAGCCAAAGAATTGAAATACCTCTTCCATGAGTACACTCGCTTCAGAGTAAAAtatggggaggaaaaaaaaaacaatctCACCAAGCGGGTTAGCAGACTGCTCAAACGGGGTGCACAGGTTCGTGAAACCTGGTATCACAGCCGCGCTACAACAAAAGGGGACATTAAAACGAAACGGAAAGGATGGATTGCAAATGGGTTTCCCACTGTTGGTCACCACGGCGAGGATGACCCCCCTTCACAccccaaaaaggaaaagatgcAACAAACGGGTGATGAAGCGACGTGTCCCCCCGTTTTGGTAAGCTAttatggcatttttttcaagtgcATAATTTACACCATACATGAATACGCTTTGCAGATATGTGGGTTACTGCGCGGGAGATTCAGACAAGTCCCATCGTCATTTGTTGACCCAGAACATTTACAGCATCCCAAATGCCCCCACCATgtgcttcccccatttgaGGGAACCAAACAAAGCGGCGGATCACTACCCCATGACAAACTCAACTGTAATGATAATTTACGAACCTTGAGAAAAATATACCTAGACATATTACGCTTTCTTAAAGCCACTAAAATGAAAGattggaagaaaaggggcaCACCGTTTAGCCACTTGGCCAACCGACAGTCCAAGACGACACCCAAAAGAGGTCCAAACAAAACGCCCTTTTtgaagttccttttttccgctaATTTCCGCCTCTTCTTGTGTGAGCACAGGTACGCGTTTTACCTGCTACGGGAGGTGTGTCGGGCCCTTCAGTTCGTCTTCCCGCGGGTGAAGCGTCGGGTTATGCGACGGGGTAGGCTTCTGTGGAAGGGGCCGGGCTGACGTAGTTCCCTACCCCGAGTGCACGCCCCActttaaccattttttttttttgtgaatttttttgtaaacccAAATAACGCCCTTATGTCCCtgttgggaaaaaatgtgcgtAAAATGTTCGGCTCCCGCAAAAATgcggacaaaaaaaaaaaaaaaatataaataaaaaaatggacactgGCCCGCACGCGGGTTTGTCTTACATACAAACGAACACACGTACACCCATTCAGGCATTCGTATGTAGGTGGCTGCCCCCACCCGCAATCGTAAAAATGGGTACCATGCGGGGGGGCATTAACAAGGAAAACAAACAGCCATACTCACATGAGCATATCTACATGAGTACATAAACCAGATGGACATTTCTGCATACGTCTGTTGACATCCATGGGGTACCCCCCCCGGGGGGTCCTTCCTCAGGGCAACCTCCCTTCACTGCTCCGCGTTTCCCCCTCGTACCTGGTCCTTCCCCTCCTGACGGTAGGCAAATATTGCACAGGCACACTTGCGGTGTTTTACATAATCGGTGAGGATGTAGCGAACGCGCTCGTTGAGCAGGTCGTAGAGCTCCATGTACTGCAGCTGCAGCTGCTTCCTCACTTTGAATTCCTTCTCGATGAGCAGCTTGATTTTGCAGTTGCTATTTTGGATCTGCTTCCTCACTTGTTCTAAGTTGTTGTGAATGTTTCCTACCTCACGCTCATACATCTGCTTGTCGCAAAAGTTCAGAACATACTTCAGGTTGCTTTGCTTAATctgttcctcattttccaACATGGCCACTTTTTCCTCCAACATGCTCCTTAGGGAGTGCTTCTCTGTTATTTCTATTCTTAGCGATTTCAATTCCTCTGTaattttggcaattttttcacgGTAGCTCTTCTCTTGCTCATCTTCGAAGTTGTTGTAGTCTACTTCGTCACTCAGGAACGTCAGGGGGAAGCTGTCAAACAGGATGTGCTCCTTGTTCATCCTGGCGGGAGCAGCTCAgcgtatgtgtgtgtgtgtgggggggaagtacCCCTGTTTCAGTGCCGTGGCGACGATTTCCACTTCAATTCTGTACCTTCACCTCCTTTCTGTTTGgccttttcttcacttcgTCCGTTGGCTCCAATCCTGTTGTGTTTACTTCGGCTgatccttcactttttttactatCCCTTCTGATAATTGCGACAGGGTGGGTAAGTGACCATGCTACTCGTAAAAGTTATAAATATTCGTAGCCTCCCCCGGGCATACGCATTCTTATGagtaaatggaaaaattgggaTGTGCCATGCTTATGTTAAGCCGTTTGACCCATCCTAGAGAAAAGGGtctgttcaatttttttccactccaATATGGTCATCAGTGATTTGCTAGCTTGGCATTAATTCatccttcccattttacggctatttttttttttttttttttttttttttttttgccttcatAACGTCGGTCATGCCTTCCTGCGCGTCGCCCATTCTGCATGCATTGCCGCGAAAGTTTTCCCCAACGGAgtccccccccaaaaaaaaatgaacaatataaatcgttgcccttttttttttcttccaatgggaaaataaacacaacaaaaaaaaaaaaaaaaaaaagatcaattACGAAGCGCGCATCCTATATCAATCCGCACGGCATCCTTTCTCCCCCCCCATGTGTTACTCTCGCAAAATGTTCTTCTCGCCAATGATGAAAATATCAAAATGGCTGACGCTTATGTTCAAGTCATGCTTCTTGCAGAAATCACGAATGACTTGGGAGACCTTCCGCTTGGTATCGTCCAGCATGTACTCctaagagggaaaaaaagaaaaaaaaaaaaaaaatgagaaaacaTAAACTTGGGGCGAGAAACAACGGTGAGGTGATTATCCAGCCAAGCGTCCGCTTCGCCGATGCCCGCTTCGTTTGTTCACCTGCTCGAGCAGCACCACGGAGTTGTAGAACTTGCGCATCTTCCCGTTGACCATGTTGTTCAGTATGTTCTCGGGTTTCTTCACCTCCCTCAGGGACTCCCTAATGATAGCCACCTCGCGCTGCACAacctgttcaggcaaatCAGAGATGGACACACTAACTGGCTTAGCAGACAAAATATGTAGAGCCATATCATTTGCAATTTCGGCaatacattcttttttactttttaatttttccgcCAACTGTTCGACTGTTAAAGCGAGCAGAACTCCCGACGTCCcaatattttcctccacctGGTTGTGAATGTAGTAATGCAAAAACTGgttctcattttttcgcTCATATTTGGCAAACCGTCCTATACGTATGTCCTCTCGAAATATGTTCCTCAAGTAGTTTATCTGCTCGCCCACCGTGGTGGTTGAATCGCCGTCGTTATCGTCATAGGGAAGGCTTAGCAGCTCCGTCGCCCCCGCTGAGGACACGCCCTCGGAGGTAAGGACACTACTATTGTTCTCGTCATGCGTTTCATTATGCGCATCCCCTACCGCGGACTGGGATTTCCCCTCCAGGGCAACACACAGAAGAGTCCGCACAAAGCGAACGAACTTCTCATTTCGGGCCACAAAATCTGAGTCACTTAAAACTTCCAACATGAGGGCTCTGTCCACCCCCATTTGGGAACCAACCAGCCCCTCCGTTTTAACCTTCACACTGGTAGACACAAATGAAGCGTTTTTCGCATTCCTCCGGACCAACTCAATTGCTTTCTCTACATCCCCTTTGCATTCCTTCAGTGCGTCGTTACATGTCTGTATGCTCGCATTGGTTACTTCCCGGACGTACTTCAAATTCTGTAGGTGTTCACTTGGTGGGTTTGCACATAGGTTTGGCCTAAAAtcccattttcttttccacacAAATTTGTTGAAGGTATTTACCAGTTGGAAGGTTTGGCTACTTCTGTAGCATCGTTGTTGGGGCAAGAGAGGGGAACATATCAGGAGGATGAATTTGATCAGGATGTGTAATTTCATTTCATACAGCTGGTCGGCACGGAACggattgctttttttttttttttaaccaaccTGGTAAAGATAATACGCGTACATATTTgcgtaatatttttttcttttttttttttttttttctcgcacCCTGCGCGGTTTGAAAATATTCGAACAGTACATCAGGTGACACCGTTTGGAACATGCTTGAAAAGGGCACCACGCATATATTTGTGTAAATAACAATGCAATTGCTTTATGTACAGcagggagggaaggaagcaatGACAGGGCATTACATCGGAAATTTATTTAACTCCCCGCTAAGGAAAATACGAACAAATTGATACTAGTACTCCCACAAACGTATGGTGtgcttaaatttttaattcttattaaaaaaggtTTATTGGTCATCCGAAGggattaattttttcgagCAATGTGAGCACGCTGGTGTATATAAGGACCTgccttattcctttttttttttttatttttagaatGCTGcttgtccattttgtcatTCGTCCCTTCGCGCATTCGTCCATTCGCTATCCATTCGTACATTCGTCTATTATTccgtttgtaattttttttttttttttttttccaaacatTTGCTTCCAATTCcccaggtttagggtttcagggtttagggttcagggtttagggtttagggttcagggtttagggtttagtgttaagggtttagggtttagtgtttagggtttagtgtttagggtttggggttcagggtttagggtttagggtttagtgtttagggtttagtgtttagggtttagggttcaggttttagagctttagggttctggTTTTAgtgctttagggttcaggttttagggctTCAGCGTTGAGTTTTTAGGGCTTCAGGGTTCAGTTTTTAGGGCTTCAGGGTTCAGTTTTTAGGGCTTCAGGGTTCAAGTTTTAGagctttagggttctggTTTTAgagctttagggttcaggttttagggcttcagggttcagtttttagggcttcagggttcagtttttagggctttagggttcagtttttagggctttagggttcaggttttagggttttaggttttagggttttaggtgtccgtttttagggttttatggtttaaggtttagggtttaggtttaagATTTACGGCTGAAGGTTCAGGTTTAAGGTTCATGA encodes the following:
- a CDS encoding Elongation factor (Ef-ts), coding for MKLHILIKFILLICSPLLPQQRCYRSSQTFQLVNTFNKFVWKRKWDFRPNLCANPPSEHLQNLKYVREVTNASIQTCNDALKECKGDVEKAIELVRRNAKNASFVSTSVKVKTEGLVGSQMGVDRALMLEVLSDSDFVARNEKFVRFVRTLLCVALEGKSQSAVGDAHNETHDENNSSVLTSEGVSSAGATELLSLPYDDNDGDSTTTVGEQINYLRNIFREDIRIGRFAKYERKNENQFLHYYIHNQVEENIGTSGVLLALTVEQLAEKLKSKKECIAEIANDMALHILSAKPVSVSISDLPEQVVQREVAIIRESLREVKKPENILNNMVNGKMRKFYNSVVLLEQEYMLDDTKRKVSQVIRDFCKKHDLNISVSHFDIFIIGEKNILRE